One part of the Gossypium raimondii isolate GPD5lz chromosome 1, ASM2569854v1, whole genome shotgun sequence genome encodes these proteins:
- the LOC105775735 gene encoding protein NARROW LEAF 1 encodes MDRSRLNMRGRCSGSTPSEESALDFERTCCCHPHLPSFSSPTLQPFASAGQHSDNNAPYFSWPTSSRLNDAAEERANYFANLQKGVLPETLGGLPKGQQATTLLELMTIRAFHSKILRCYSLGTAIGFRIKKGVLTDIPAILVFVSRKVDKQWLSPIQCLPTALEGPGGVWCDVDVVEFSYFGAPEPAPKEQLYTEIVDDLRGGDPHIGSGSQVANQETYGTLGAIVKSQTGSRQVGFLTNRHVAVDLDYPNQKMFHPLPPTLGPGVYLGAVERATSFITDDLWYGIFAGTNPETFVRADGAFIPFADDFDMSTVTTSVKGVGEIGDVKVIDLQFSIGSLIGKHVMKVGRSSGLTSGTVLAYALEYNDEKGICFLTDFLVVGENQQSFDLEGDSGSLIIMKGENGEKPRPIGIIWGGTANRGRLKLKVGQPPENWTSGVDLGRLLNLLELDIIITEEGLKEAVQEQRAASAAAIASTVGDSSTPDRVLLKDKSENKFEPLGFQIQHIPLEVDCNSPETNPSTIKTEFHLEDGINAGPSIEHQFIPSFIGRSPLHKNFSDKVVSENLASLRSGCDEDLCVSLHLGDNEAKRRRSEASTSTEEPK; translated from the exons ATGGACCGATCTAGACTTAATATGAGGGGTCGTTGCTCCGGTTCAACACCATCAGAGGAATCGGCTTTGGATTTTGAAAGAACCTGCTGCTGTCATCCTCATCTTCCTTCATTTAGTTCACCGACACTTCAGCCTTTTGCTTCGGCTGGACAGCACAGTGATAACAATGCTCCTTACTTTTCATGGCCGACATCCAGCAGGTTAAACGATGCTGCTGAAGAGAGGGCAAACTATTTTGCTAATCTACAGAAAGGAGTTCTGCCTGAGACTCTTGGTGGGTTGCCAAAAGGGCAACAAGCAACAACATTACTCGAGCTAATGACCATAAGAGCATTTCATAGCAAGATTTTGAGATGCTACAGTCTTGGGACAGCGATTGGTTTTCGTATTAAAAAGGGTGTGCTGACTGACATACCAGCTATCCTTGTTTTCGTCTCCAGGAAAGTTGACAAGCAATGGCTCAGTCCCATCCAATGTTTACCTACAGCCTTAGAG gGACCAGGAGGAGTGTGGTGTGATGTGGATGTTGTGGAGTTCTCATATTTCGGTGCGCCTGAGCCAGCACCCAAGGAGCAGCTGTACACAGAGATTGTGGATGATTTGCGTGGGGGTGATCCGCATATTGGCTCAGGTT CTCAGGTAGCTAATCAGGAAACTTATGGGACTTTGGGTGCTATTGTGAAAAGTCAAACTGGCAGCCGACAAGTTGGGTTTCTTACAAATCGTCATGTTGCAGTTGACTTGGACTACCCAAATCAAAAAATGTTCCATCCTTTGCCTCCAACACTTGGTCCTGGTGTATATCTTGGTGCAGTGGAGAGAGCTACTTCATTCATCACAGATGATCTTTGGTATGGCATTTTTGCCGGAACGAACCCAG AAACATTTGTCAGAGCAGATGGCGCATTTATCCCTTTTGCTGATGATTTTGACATGTCCACTGTTACTACATCCGTTAAAGGTGTTGGTGAGATTGGTGATGTCAAGGTTATTGATTTGCAGTTTTCAATCGGTAGCCTTATTGGTAAGCACGTTATGAAGGTTGGAAGGAGTTCTGGCTTAACATCGGGAACTGTATTAGCTTATGCCCTTGAATATAATGATGAGAAAGGCATATGCTTCTTAACTGATTTTCTTGTCGTTGGCGAGAATCAGCAAAGTTTCGACCTTGAAGGTGATAGTGGAAGCCTCATCATAATGAAGGGTGAAAACGGGGAGAAGCCAAGGCCAATAGGAATTATATGGGGTGGAACTGCTAACCGGGGCCGACTTAAGCTAAAAGTTGGACAGCCACCCGAAAATTGGACCAGTGGGGTTGATCTCGGGCGACTGCTCAACCTCCTCGAGCTTGATATCATCATAACAGAGGAAGGGCTTAAAG AAGCAGTGCAAGAACAAAGAGCTGCCTCAGCAGCAGCTATAGCCTCAACGGTTGGGGACTCTTCGACCCCGGATAGAGTTCTTCTAAAGGACAAAAGCGAAAACAAATTTGAGCCATTGGGTTTTCAAATTCAGCATATCCCATTAGAAGTAGACTGCAACAGCCCGGAAACAAATCCATCAACAATAAAAACAGAGTTTCATTTGGAAGATGGTATCAATGCTGGTCCTAGCATAGAACACCAGTTCATTCCAAGCTTCATCGGACGGTCTCCCTTACACAAAAACTTCTCTGACAAAGTTGTCTCCGAAAATCTAGCATCCTTAAGGAGTGGCTGCGATGAAGATCTTTGTGTTTCGTTGCATTTGGGTGACAACGAAGCCAAGCGGAGACGTTCTGAAGCTTCAACCAGCACCGAAGAACCAAAGTGA
- the LOC105775711 gene encoding auxin-responsive protein SAUR78, which yields MKKINLLLRKCKSLSRQLGRSSSYSSLRSKSAREDLRHYIWDHIRRRTRRNEDGDNDDNDDGHQCYETIYVGSTRKRYVVSSKYLKHPLLDALIERSKQKHGGEDHILVKCEVVLFDHLLWMIENSDPNLILDSLEELTDLYVF from the coding sequence ATGAAGAAGATAAATCTCCTACTTAGGAAATGCAAGAGCTTGTCGAGACAACTAGGAAGGTCATCTTCATATAGTAGCTTAAGATCGAAATCGGCTCGAGAAGATCTTCGCCATTATATATGGGATCATATAAGAAGAAGAACGAGGAGGAACGAAGATGGAgataatgatgataatgatgatgggCACCAATGTTACGAAACGATTTATGTCGGGAGTACGAGGAAACGATACGTGGTTAGTTCGAAGTACCTTAAACATCCATTATTGGATGCTTTAATAGAGAGGTCTAAACAAAAGCATGGAGGGGAAGATCACATATTGGTTAAATGTGAGGTAGTTTTGTTTGATCATCTTTTGTGGATGATTGAGAATTCTGATCCAAATCTCATTTTGGATTCATTGGAGGAATTGACTGACCTTTATGTGTTTTGA
- the LOC105775720 gene encoding DNA-directed RNA polymerases II, IV and V subunit 8B, whose translation MSNLILFEDIFVVDKLDPDGKKFDKVTRIEARSQNCDMFMHLDVNTEIYPMHVGDKFTMALSHTLNLDGTPDTGYFNPGRKSLADKYEYVMHGKLYKISDDSSGKGLKAEIYVSYGGLLMLLRGEASHVSHFELDQRLFLLIRKL comes from the exons ATGTCAAACTTAATACTTTTTGAGgatatttttgttgttgataaGCTTGACCCAGATGGTAAAAAGTTTGATAAAG TTACCCGCATTGAAGCACGGAGCCAGAACTGTGATATGTTCATGCACCTCGATGTAAATACAGAGATATATCCTATGCATGTTGGTGATAAATTCACAATGGCGTTATCTCACACGTTGAATTTGGATGGGACGCCTGATACTGGCTATTTCAATCCG GGGAGGAAGTCTCTTGCAGATAAGTATGAGTATGTCATGCATGGGAAGTTATACAAGATATCCGATGATTCTTCAGGGAAAGGACTTAAAGC GGAGATCTATGTATCATATGGTGGGCTTTTAATGCTATTGAGAGGAGAAGCTTCTCATGTTTCCCACTTTGAACTTGACCAGAGGCTATTTCTTCTCATAAGGAAGCTCTGA
- the LOC105775729 gene encoding serine/arginine-rich splicing factor SR45 codes for MAKPTRGRRSPSVSGSGSSSRSRSRSRSRSRSYSGSDSKSSSRSRSVSRSRSASPSSSRSRSRSLSSSPSRSGSSRSRSPPQRRSATDASRRGRSPPPQSKKSSPAPRKTSPIRESLVLYVDSLSRNVNEGHLREIFGNFGEVVNVDLAMDRALNLPRGFGYVEFKTRADAEKALLYMDGAQIDGNVVRAKFTLPPRPKASPPPKPNPSATTKRDAPKSDNVNADTEKDGPKRPREPSPQRKPPPSPRRRSPVGRRGGSPRRPPESPRRRPDSPVRRRGETPPRRRPASPARGRSPLSPPRRLRSPARTSPRRMRGSPIRRRSPPPRRRSPPRRPRSPPRRSPFNRRRSPSPIRRRSRSPIRRPLRSRSRSISPPRGRGPAARRGRSSSYSRSPSPRKAGRRVSRSRSPRRPLRGRRSSSKSSSSSSPPRRP; via the exons ATGGCGAAGCCGACGAGAGGCCGCCGTTCTCCTTCTGTCTCCGGCTCCGGTTCCTCTTCCCGTTCTCGTTCACGGTCTAGGTCTCGCTCCCGCTCTTATTCCGGTTCAGACTCCAAGTCCAGTTCTCGCTCTCGCTCAGTGTCCCGCTCCAGATCTGCTTCCCCGTCTAGCTCTCGTTCTCGCTCCAGATCTTTATCCTCTTCTCCTTCTCGTAGCGGTAGCTCTCGAAGTCGCAGTCCTCCTCAGCGTCGAAG TGCGACTGATGCATCTAGGCGAGGTCGTTCCCCTCCTCCGCAATCTAAAAAATCATCTCCTGCTCCGAG GAAGACTTCTCCCATCCGTGAGTCTCTGGTTCTTTACGTCGACTCACTGAGCAGGAATGTTAATGAAGGTCATCTAAGAGAAATATTCG GTAATTTCGGTGAAGTTGTAAATGTGGATCTTGCAATGGACCGTGCT CTTAATCTTCCAAGAGGATTTGGATATGTTGAATTCAAGACAAGAGCAGATGCTGAAAAAGCTCTACTTTACATGGATGGT GCCCAGATTGATGGCAATGTAGTAAGAGCGAAATTCACACTTCCTCCACGACCAAAAGCTTCTCCGCCACCAAAGCCAAATCCTTCTGCTACTACTAAAAGAGATGCTCCCAAATCTGATAATGTCAATGCTGATACCGAGAAGGATGGGCCAAAACGACCACGGGAAC CTTCTCCTCAACGGAAGCCCCCGCCTTCACCACGAAGGAGATCTCCTGTGGGCCGAAGAGGTGGATCTCCTAGACGACCACCAGAGTCTCCTCGTCGGCGGCCTGATTCTCCGGTTCGTCGTCGTGGTGAAACACCTCCTAGGCGCCGACCTGCCTCTCCTGCTAGAGGTCGTTCTCCATTGTCTCCTCCAAGGCGACTTCGATCTCCAGCAAG GACCTCTCCGCGTAGGATGCGTGGCAGTCCAATCCGAAGGCGTTCTCCACCCCCAAGGCGCCG TTCACCTCCCAGACGACCTCGTAGCCCTCCAAGAAGGTCTCCCTTCAATCGTAGACGTAGCCCTTCTCCAATTCGTAGGCGGAGCCGTTCTCCAATTCGCAGGCCTCTTCGTTCTCGTTCAAGGTCAATCTCACCACCAAG AGGCAGAGGACCTGCAGCACGACGTGGGAGGTCATCATCCTATTCCCGATCACCCAGTCCCCGAAAG GCAGGACGAAGGGTTTCAAGGAGTCGCAGTCCTAGGAG GCCATTGAGAGGAAGAAGAAGCAGCAGCAAAAGCAGCAGCAGTAGTTCGCCTCCTCGGAGGCCGTAG
- the LOC105775750 gene encoding uncharacterized protein LOC105775750, giving the protein MAGDDGLPSLGRVKITDLIPSEGLPSDSYKLSVSTLSQSFAQYSAAVIQFPAGDGALLRSGLDSACLYFQQREAYPSADMIHTNDSREWCKTSGYYADPQLWQETYDYRPGLTPIEPSNAMELPPGGLPDIFGLLGKAARGVLDAMSYYLNLRSSPFTEILDNVPLRSREVSSSVLSVCCHARPSFHGAQHHNLTTQDDGQLMMFHDHDHQVDKSLISVVKSDKAGLHVRDFHGRWFLVDGDLGPQEAVVYPGLALYQATAGYVNPALHRTEINNIPGNMYGRCSLVFKLMPKSMTSLSCSEMRAAGHGVEAQFQIPVPVDDFMQRSHPTDQLFNRNTFQSFSFPTAQDGSMKPLMRRRKNNTRCKPLPPSKRLRLEAQRVLKERVQDIADKKGIKLRFCNLKECENHIHALDSPCANIRMEIGWPHGVPFVHPHDLPNKAKIGFLEAYEPGWTATHDMDLSLTEPGQASQQSANCN; this is encoded by the exons ATGGCAGGTGATGATGGCCTGCCGTCTTTGGGTCGTGTAAAGATTACTGATCTCATACCCTCAGAGGGCTTACCTTCAGACTCTTACAAGCTGTCAGTCTCTACTTTATCACAATCGTTTGCTCAATATTCAGCTGCTGTCATTCAGTTTCCAGCTGGTGATGGAGCTCTTTTGAGATCCGGTTTAGATTCTGCTTGCCTTTACTTCCAACAAAGGGAAGCATACCCATCCGCGGACATGATTCACACAAATGATTCTCGTGAATGGTGCAAAACGTCTGGTTACTATGCTGATCCGCAACTTTGGCAAGAAACTTATGATTATAGACCAGGCTTAACTCCTATAGAGCCCAGTAATGCAATGGAGCTTCCTCCAGGTGGTTTGCCCGACATATTTGGCTTGCTTGGTAAGGCAGCACGAGGCGTACTGGATGCTATGAGCTATTACTTGAATTTGCGCAGCTCTCCGTTTACCGAAATACTTGATAACGTACCATTAAGAAGCAGGGAAGTATCATCTTCGGTATTATCTGTGTGTTGTCATGCAAGGCCTTCTTTTCATGGGGCACAACACCACAATTTAACAACACAGGATGATGGTCAATTGATGATGTTCCATGACCATGATCACCAGGTTGATAAAAGCTTAATATCTGTCGTTAAGTCAGATAAGGCAGGTTTGCATGTAAGAGATTTTCATGGTCGGTGGTTTCTTGTTGATGGGGACCTTGGTCCTCAAGAAGCTGTCGTTTATCCTGGACTAGCACTTTATCAAGCAACTGCAGGTTATGTCAATCCTGCACTGCATAGGACAGAGATTAATAATATTCCGGGTAACATGTATGGACGATGCTCTTTGGTTTTCAAACTCATGCCCAAATCCATGACCAGTCTCAGTTGCTCGGAGATGAGAGCAGCTGGTCATGGGGTTGAAGCTCAGTTCCAGATTCCAGTGCCAGTTGATGACTTCATGCAGAGATCTCACCCAACTGATCAGCTCTTTAATAGAAACACTTTCCAGAGCTTCAGTTTCCCGACTGCCCAAGACG GATCTATGAAGCCCTTGATGAGAAGAAGGAAGAATAATACAAGATGCAAACCTCTGCCTCCTTCCAAGAGATTACGGCTTGAGGCTCAACGTGTCCTTAAGGAAAGGGTTCAGGATATTGCAGACAAAAAGGGCATCAAACTAAGGTTTTGTAACCTAAAAGAGTGCGAGAATCACATTCATGCACTTGATAGCCCTTGTGCCAATATCAGAATGGAAATCGGGTGGCCACATGGAGTGCCATTTGTTCATCCCCATGATTTACCTAATAAGGCAAAGATTGGTTTTCTTGAAGCATATGAACCTGGTTGGACTGCAACTCATGATATGGATTTAAGCCTGACGGAACCAGGACAGGCCAGCCAACAGTCAGCAAACTGTAACT GA